Proteins found in one candidate division TA06 bacterium genomic segment:
- a CDS encoding 4Fe-4S binding protein, whose protein sequence is MKKLILLLFLTVIVCLNVNAENQDKIILQIDTTGTIAKIALDNGLTPEKLLKGLKLRPDQSQQTMAQAGIPLDKVQKAVRKLKVLQATEKAKDWKQIVSKFGLWILALIGATALLVRNKVSSKLQLSWLAGTALLFGFIYGSDPNPMGTIKDTILLLGKEGVVFPPRMVAAVVFLLMVFTSNKAICGWGCHFGALQDLLHFTPFKKFKLPFWLTNSIRLAVFGSVILLAFAWGLDWVGEIDPFKIFNIRTWDMGLAGLIFTAAILLLSLFFYRPWCQLFCPFGLAGWLVEQISLLHPRIDRQGCLKCQKCIQVCPTQAMKGIYHDKKFRADCFACGVCISQCPAKVINWKHQSSRKELK, encoded by the coding sequence ATGAAAAAACTGATATTGCTGCTGTTTCTGACGGTCATTGTCTGTCTGAATGTAAACGCTGAGAACCAGGACAAAATCATTCTTCAGATCGATACTACCGGCACAATCGCCAAGATCGCTTTGGACAATGGTCTTACCCCGGAAAAGCTGTTAAAGGGACTTAAGCTAAGGCCGGACCAGTCGCAGCAAACCATGGCCCAGGCCGGGATTCCCTTGGATAAAGTTCAAAAAGCGGTCCGCAAATTGAAGGTACTGCAGGCCACCGAGAAGGCCAAGGACTGGAAACAGATCGTATCCAAATTCGGGCTGTGGATACTGGCGCTCATTGGCGCCACTGCATTGCTGGTCAGAAATAAAGTATCCTCTAAACTCCAATTGTCATGGCTGGCCGGGACCGCCTTGTTGTTCGGCTTCATATACGGCAGCGATCCCAATCCCATGGGAACCATCAAGGACACCATCCTTCTGCTGGGGAAGGAGGGCGTGGTCTTTCCGCCCCGGATGGTTGCGGCTGTTGTTTTTCTGCTGATGGTATTCACCTCCAACAAGGCCATCTGTGGTTGGGGCTGTCATTTCGGGGCCCTGCAGGACCTTTTGCACTTCACTCCTTTCAAGAAGTTCAAACTGCCGTTCTGGCTTACCAACAGCATCAGGTTGGCGGTGTTCGGCTCGGTCATTCTGCTGGCCTTTGCCTGGGGTCTGGATTGGGTGGGAGAAATTGATCCTTTCAAGATATTCAACATCCGCACATGGGACATGGGTCTGGCCGGGCTGATATTCACGGCAGCGATCCTGCTGCTCAGCCTTTTCTTCTACCGCCCCTGGTGCCAGCTGTTCTGCCCCTTTGGACTGGCCGGCTGGCTGGTGGAGCAGATCAGCCTCCTGCACCCCCGGATAGACCGTCAGGGGTGCCTTAAGTGCCAGAAATGCATTCAGGTCTGTCCCACCCAGGCCATGAAGGGGATCTATCACGATAAAAAGTTCCGGGCCGATTGTTTTGCCTGCGGTGTGTGCATCAGCCAGTGCCCGGCTAAAGTAATAAACTGGAAACATCAATCCAGCCGCAAGGAGTTGAAATGA
- a CDS encoding DUF4833 domain-containing protein: protein MKRAILILSLCLALFGLTLAQTTQPLFLIERTKNVNKLYYEANIAKNGEINAKEPIKAFWIMWAKDSTGKTTEPLSFIEKKMAYGYNVEPDPSGKHYNMTLKPFKERLIKISLLNGTARAEMLINGQPTVFEKMYIYSKGDSKPDSIKLYGTEIESGARKYELVIPKK, encoded by the coding sequence ATGAAAAGAGCGATCCTGATCCTTTCATTGTGCCTGGCCCTGTTCGGCCTGACCCTGGCCCAAACCACCCAGCCGCTGTTCCTGATAGAGCGGACCAAGAACGTCAACAAGCTGTATTACGAGGCCAACATAGCCAAGAACGGCGAGATCAATGCCAAGGAACCGATCAAGGCCTTCTGGATAATGTGGGCCAAGGATTCCACCGGGAAGACCACCGAACCGCTGTCCTTCATCGAAAAGAAGATGGCCTACGGCTACAATGTGGAACCGGATCCCTCGGGCAAACATTACAATATGACACTCAAGCCTTTTAAGGAAAGACTGATCAAGATATCCCTGCTGAACGGGACCGCCCGGGCCGAGATGCTGATCAACGGCCAGCCAACGGTCTTCGAAAAGATGTACATCTATTCCAAGGGAGATTCCAAGCCGGATTCCATAAAGCTTTACGGTACTGAGATAGAGTCCGGTGCCAGGAAGTACGAACTGGTGATTCCCAAGAAATGA
- the era gene encoding GTPase Era, producing MTFKSGYVALAGRPNVGKSTLLNALLGQKLAAVSRRPQTTRQRVLGIISSGQHQVVLMDTPGLLDPRYAMQDALLKIAVNSISQSDVLAFLVDAQKGWHDEDWNYLQKYRRKNTIVVLNKIDAVPKEGVLELIAQVNQATGLDRIYPISALRQFGLKELEAGLIELLPEGKPFYPDEMVSDQPEKFFVAEIIREKIFELCGAEVPYATAVIIDEFKEQEGRKDVIKATIWVEKQSQKPILIGQGGHKVKAIGINSRREIEEFLDRPVFLELFVKVKEKWRNNESDIRELGLS from the coding sequence ATGACCTTTAAATCCGGTTACGTGGCCCTGGCCGGGCGGCCCAATGTGGGAAAATCAACCCTGCTCAACGCCCTGCTGGGCCAGAAGCTGGCGGCGGTCAGCCGCCGTCCCCAGACCACCCGTCAGAGGGTGCTGGGGATCATTTCCAGCGGCCAGCACCAGGTTGTCCTGATGGACACTCCGGGCCTGCTGGATCCCCGCTATGCTATGCAGGACGCTCTGCTGAAGATCGCGGTCAATTCCATTTCCCAGTCGGATGTCCTGGCCTTTCTGGTGGATGCCCAAAAGGGCTGGCATGACGAGGATTGGAATTATCTGCAAAAATACCGGCGCAAGAACACTATCGTGGTGCTGAACAAGATCGACGCGGTGCCAAAGGAGGGAGTGCTGGAACTGATCGCGCAGGTGAACCAGGCCACCGGGCTGGACCGGATATATCCCATCTCGGCCCTCAGGCAATTCGGACTTAAGGAACTGGAAGCCGGTCTGATAGAACTGCTGCCGGAAGGCAAGCCGTTCTATCCCGATGAAATGGTGTCCGACCAGCCGGAGAAGTTCTTCGTGGCCGAGATCATCCGGGAAAAGATCTTTGAACTGTGCGGAGCCGAAGTGCCGTATGCCACCGCGGTGATAATTGACGAATTCAAGGAGCAGGAGGGACGTAAGGACGTGATCAAGGCCACCATCTGGGTGGAGAAGCAGTCTCAAAAGCCGATCCTGATAGGCCAGGGCGGCCATAAGGTCAAGGCCATCGGGATCAATTCCAGGAGGGAGATAGAGGAGTTTTTGGACCGTCCGGTGTTCTTGGAGCTGTTTGTCAAGGTCAAGGAGAAATGGAGGAACAACGAGTCTGACATCAGGGAGCTGGGTCTCTCTTAA
- the mltG gene encoding endolytic transglycosylase MltG, which yields MPSAKKHITGLSLFLAVVVLGTAGYLLFFVSPAGDTGWEARIITITKGQSTTRIAYNLHQEGVISSPRSFKLLSYVLGLNQHLKAGRYKFEWPMSSWEALQQLNRGANIYNMLTIPEGLTMAQIAGLLQSATGNDSSALLEKFNDTAFCHGQGIPARNMEGYLFPDTYSFEWETPADKIASLMLEQFRRQIPPEWEQELKKQRRTLHQAVIMASMVEAEARVDSERAVVASVFYNRLRLRRPLESCASIEYILPRRKKTRLTYADLEIKSPYNTYRRIGLPPGPICNPGRKSLEAAVFPAKTEYLYFVAKGDGSHVFSKSLREHINAKNRIQIK from the coding sequence ATGCCGTCAGCTAAAAAACACATCACCGGACTGTCCCTTTTTCTGGCCGTCGTCGTGCTGGGAACCGCCGGCTATCTGCTGTTCTTCGTCTCCCCAGCCGGCGATACCGGCTGGGAAGCCCGGATAATAACCATCACCAAGGGGCAATCCACCACCCGCATCGCCTATAACCTGCACCAGGAAGGCGTGATCAGCAGCCCCCGCAGCTTCAAACTTTTGTCCTATGTCCTGGGGTTGAACCAGCACCTTAAGGCCGGAAGATATAAGTTTGAATGGCCGATGTCTTCCTGGGAGGCCCTGCAACAGCTGAACCGGGGAGCGAACATCTACAACATGCTGACCATCCCCGAAGGGTTGACCATGGCTCAGATCGCCGGCCTGCTGCAATCCGCCACCGGCAACGACAGTTCCGCCCTGCTGGAAAAGTTCAATGACACCGCCTTCTGCCACGGTCAGGGGATCCCGGCCCGAAACATGGAAGGATATCTTTTCCCCGACACCTACTCCTTTGAATGGGAGACCCCGGCGGATAAGATCGCTTCCCTGATGCTGGAACAATTCCGCCGTCAGATCCCCCCGGAATGGGAACAGGAGCTTAAAAAACAGCGGCGCACCCTGCACCAGGCGGTGATCATGGCTTCGATGGTTGAGGCTGAGGCCCGGGTGGACTCGGAACGGGCGGTGGTGGCCTCGGTCTTTTACAACCGTTTGAGACTGAGAAGACCTTTGGAATCCTGCGCCAGCATTGAATACATCCTTCCCCGGCGGAAAAAGACCCGGCTGACCTACGCCGACCTGGAGATCAAGTCGCCTTACAACACCTACCGCCGGATCGGTCTCCCTCCCGGCCCCATCTGCAACCCCGGACGAAAATCGCTGGAAGCGGCCGTTTTCCCTGCTAAGACGGAATATCTGTACTTCGTGGCCAAGGGGGACGGCAGTCATGTTTTCAGCAAGAGTTTGAGGGAGCATATAAACGCCAAGAACAGGATACAGATAAAATAG
- the ruvX gene encoding Holliday junction resolvase RuvX, giving the protein MPVSKPKGRVLALDLGKRRVGSAVSDELGITAQGLECFEIRGRQDLLAKIKDYQQRFPITAIVLGKPSHLDGSPTDLSKMVDETRTFLEKYLGIPIHLYDERFTSKIAQQSLHQSGIKFKNNKQLLDKTAATIILTDFLKDHAVS; this is encoded by the coding sequence ATGCCGGTATCAAAACCTAAGGGCCGGGTGCTGGCCCTGGACCTGGGCAAGCGCCGGGTGGGCTCCGCCGTCAGCGACGAACTGGGCATCACAGCCCAGGGGCTGGAATGCTTTGAGATCCGGGGACGGCAGGACCTGCTTGCTAAAATAAAAGATTATCAGCAGCGGTTCCCCATCACCGCCATCGTGCTGGGCAAACCGTCCCACCTGGACGGCTCCCCTACCGACCTCAGTAAAATGGTAGACGAGACCAGGACTTTCTTGGAGAAATACCTGGGGATACCCATTCATCTGTATGATGAAAGGTTCACCAGCAAGATCGCACAGCAAAGCCTGCACCAGTCCGGGATAAAGTTTAAGAACAACAAACAACTTCTTGACAAAACGGCCGCCACCATAATTCTTACCGATTTTTTGAAAGACCATGCCGTCAGCTAA
- a CDS encoding NUDIX hydrolase — protein MIYKHCPGCGGTLKKTKIDGHQRQNCPACGFVYYRNPAPAAGCIILIKGRLLLVRRKYEPYRGDWCLPAGFMEYGESPKACARREILEETGLRIKAGELIGVYSGTDDPRTHAVLIVYLGLPSGDECRAGDDASAIKLFPLDKLPKNIAFKAHTQAIKDFCRYAGIKT, from the coding sequence ATGATCTATAAGCATTGCCCCGGCTGCGGCGGAACGCTAAAGAAGACCAAGATTGACGGGCACCAGCGCCAAAACTGCCCGGCCTGCGGCTTTGTCTATTACCGCAACCCGGCTCCGGCGGCCGGATGCATAATATTGATCAAAGGCAGACTGCTGCTGGTCCGGCGCAAATATGAACCCTACCGCGGAGACTGGTGCCTGCCGGCCGGTTTCATGGAATACGGGGAATCGCCCAAGGCCTGCGCCCGGCGGGAGATCCTGGAAGAGACCGGGCTTAGGATCAAGGCGGGCGAATTGATCGGGGTGTACAGCGGGACCGACGACCCCCGCACCCATGCCGTCCTGATAGTCTACCTGGGGCTTCCCTCCGGTGATGAATGCCGGGCCGGGGATGATGCCAGCGCCATAAAACTCTTCCCCTTGGACAAGCTGCCCAAGAATATCGCCTTCAAAGCCCATACCCAAGCCATCAAGGATTTTTGCCGATATGCCGGTATCAAAACCTAA
- a CDS encoding 50S ribosomal protein L28 codes for MGNICEICGKGVSFGHTVSHAHNVGPRRWNPNLHTVHASVDGKTKKIEVCTRCLRSGKVQKKAK; via the coding sequence TTGGGTAACATTTGCGAGATCTGCGGCAAGGGAGTCAGCTTCGGCCATACCGTCAGCCATGCCCACAACGTGGGACCCAGGCGCTGGAACCCCAACCTGCATACCGTTCACGCTTCGGTGGACGGCAAGACCAAAAAAATAGAGGTCTGCACCCGCTGCCTGCGCTCCGGTAAAGTTCAAAAGAAAGCAAAATAG
- a CDS encoding PTS sugar transporter subunit IIA, whose translation MGSAPINLSGIIKPGQISLNLKAQSRDGILKELVGLTSLNEKAQHMLLVNLKQREELGSTGIGKGVAIPHCRSLLLNSLSLIVGRSKNGVDFDAIDKKPSRLFFLIIAPPHDPQNQYLIVLGKIAQLAKGLTANDALFTADTPEDFTLRMVELEKKL comes from the coding sequence ATGGGTAGTGCGCCAATAAACTTAAGCGGCATCATAAAGCCCGGACAGATCAGCCTGAATTTAAAGGCCCAAAGCCGCGACGGAATACTTAAGGAACTGGTAGGCCTGACCTCTTTGAACGAAAAGGCCCAGCATATGCTGCTGGTCAATTTAAAACAGCGGGAAGAACTGGGATCCACCGGCATCGGCAAGGGAGTGGCCATCCCCCACTGCCGGTCCCTGCTGTTGAACTCCCTGTCGCTGATAGTGGGCCGGTCCAAGAACGGCGTGGACTTCGACGCCATCGACAAGAAGCCCTCCCGGCTGTTCTTTCTGATCATCGCCCCGCCCCACGACCCCCAGAACCAGTACCTGATAGTCTTGGGTAAGATCGCCCAGCTGGCTAAGGGGCTGACCGCCAACGACGCCCTGTTCACAGCGGATACCCCCGAAGATTTCACACTCCGAATGGTCGAACTGGAAAAGAAACTTTAA
- a CDS encoding 50S ribosomal protein L9, with amino-acid sequence MKVILTQDIPSLGTKTQVVEVKPGYARNYLLPQGKAMLAGAGNLKQLERKIQTEALSLSRKKAEAEEQAKKLNEVSCTAAVQAGEDDKLFGSVTAADISALLAAQGVKLDKRKLILEQPIKVLGVYNIPIKLHPEVEANIKLWVVRQ; translated from the coding sequence ATGAAAGTCATTTTGACCCAGGATATACCTTCTTTGGGAACCAAGACCCAGGTGGTCGAGGTCAAGCCGGGCTACGCCCGCAATTACCTTCTTCCCCAGGGCAAAGCCATGCTGGCCGGCGCCGGAAACCTGAAACAGCTGGAACGGAAGATCCAGACCGAGGCCCTCAGCCTGTCCCGGAAGAAAGCGGAAGCCGAAGAGCAGGCCAAGAAGCTCAATGAGGTTTCCTGCACCGCCGCTGTTCAGGCCGGAGAGGATGACAAGCTCTTCGGATCGGTGACCGCCGCCGACATCTCCGCACTTCTGGCGGCCCAAGGCGTCAAGCTGGACAAGCGCAAACTGATCCTGGAACAGCCCATCAAGGTGCTGGGCGTCTATAACATCCCCATCAAACTTCATCCGGAAGTGGAGGCCAATATAAAACTATGGGTAGTGCGCCAATAA
- a CDS encoding 30S ribosomal protein S18, protein MRETRERRDPNAPPRIMRRKECKFCQDKSELINYKDDKKLRHFMTERGKIVPRRISGNCAKHQRLLNDAIKRARHLALLPFISEHR, encoded by the coding sequence ATGAGAGAAACCAGAGAAAGACGAGACCCCAACGCTCCTCCGCGGATCATGCGCCGCAAGGAATGCAAATTCTGCCAGGATAAGTCCGAATTGATAAACTACAAAGACGATAAGAAACTGCGTCATTTCATGACCGAGCGCGGTAAGATCGTGCCCCGCCGCATCTCCGGCAACTGCGCCAAACATCAGCGCCTATTGAACGACGCCATCAAAAGGGCCCGCCACCTGGCGCTGCTGCCCTTCATCTCGGAACACCGTTAA
- a CDS encoding single-stranded DNA-binding protein produces MTELKIPNLNRVLLAGRLTRDPELRFTPNGTAVCNFSMALNRRFKDQAGNWQDEPTFVNVVAWQSAAENIGKHLHKGSPVLVEGRLESRSWETETGQKRNSLEVRADNVRFLERFESTAAAPGPEEPSESPDI; encoded by the coding sequence ATGACCGAGCTTAAGATACCCAATCTGAACCGGGTGCTGCTGGCCGGCCGGCTGACCCGGGACCCCGAGTTAAGATTTACCCCCAATGGCACTGCGGTCTGCAATTTTTCCATGGCCCTCAACCGCCGCTTTAAGGACCAGGCCGGCAACTGGCAGGACGAGCCCACTTTCGTCAACGTGGTGGCTTGGCAGAGCGCGGCCGAGAACATCGGCAAACATCTGCACAAGGGCAGCCCGGTGCTGGTGGAAGGCCGGCTGGAAAGCAGGTCCTGGGAGACCGAGACCGGGCAAAAAAGGAATTCTTTGGAGGTCCGGGCCGATAACGTTAGGTTTTTGGAGCGTTTTGAATCAACCGCCGCCGCCCCGGGCCCCGAAGAGCCGTCTGAATCACCCGATATCTGA
- a CDS encoding single-stranded DNA-binding protein: MSELRLADLNRVFMVGRLTKDPELRQTTNGTSVANFTIALNRRYKSATGEWKDEATYVGVVAWQKLAELCKQYLAKGRAVLVEGKLQNRNWETEDGQKRSTIEIRADRIEFLDREGRPSIGTGASGQESSPEPVHGEEPAFSKSDDDLPF; the protein is encoded by the coding sequence ATGTCAGAATTGCGTTTAGCCGATTTAAACCGCGTTTTCATGGTGGGCCGCCTTACCAAGGACCCCGAGCTCAGACAGACCACCAACGGAACCAGCGTGGCCAATTTTACCATCGCCCTTAACCGGCGATATAAAAGCGCCACTGGCGAGTGGAAGGATGAGGCCACTTATGTGGGTGTGGTAGCCTGGCAAAAACTGGCCGAACTTTGCAAACAGTATCTGGCCAAGGGCCGGGCGGTGTTAGTGGAAGGAAAACTTCAGAACCGCAACTGGGAGACAGAGGACGGGCAAAAGCGCAGCACCATCGAGATCAGGGCCGACCGGATCGAGTTTTTGGACCGGGAAGGACGGCCGTCCATTGGAACAGGGGCCTCCGGACAGGAATCCAGCCCCGAGCCGGTTCACGGCGAAGAACCTGCCTTCAGCAAAAGCGATGACGACCTTCCCTTTTAG
- the rpsF gene encoding 30S ribosomal protein S6 yields MNAYETVLIIDPAVDEAGVDKQVEKYSALIKSHQGEIALVEKWGRRKMTYPINSRREGFYVCLQFNSPASLPAELNRNIRLDESIIRHMTIKGHVPSVVVAAPLSPGSPDAVPEAAPETANL; encoded by the coding sequence TTGAACGCTTACGAAACAGTACTGATCATCGATCCGGCGGTTGATGAGGCCGGAGTCGACAAACAGGTGGAAAAATACTCCGCCCTGATCAAAAGCCATCAGGGAGAGATCGCCCTGGTGGAGAAATGGGGCCGCCGCAAAATGACCTACCCCATCAACAGCCGGCGTGAGGGTTTTTACGTCTGCCTCCAGTTTAATTCTCCGGCCTCCCTTCCGGCCGAGCTCAACCGGAACATCCGGCTGGACGAAAGCATCATCCGCCACATGACAATAAAGGGCCACGTGCCCAGCGTAGTTGTGGCTGCCCCACTATCCCCTGGGTCTCCCGATGCGGTACCAGAAGCCGCTCCCGAGACCGCCAACCTCTGA
- a CDS encoding aminoacyl-tRNA hydrolase yields MLPSASGKKSNIWCLAGLGNPGREYSQTRHNLGFMVLDLLAEQLKLSWKRRALYSCAGDNKRGLFLLKPLTFMNQSGLAVAKALSYQKIPASQLLVICDDVNLPLGKIRLRPKGSDGGHNGLKSIIKHLNSQDFARLRLGMGPVPDSQEMADFVLSSFAKAERSEVGAMTGQAAKTASEVVRTGVDKAIINLNQQNIS; encoded by the coding sequence ATGCTTCCTTCAGCTTCAGGCAAAAAATCCAACATCTGGTGTCTGGCCGGACTGGGCAATCCCGGCCGGGAATACAGCCAAACCCGCCACAATTTGGGATTCATGGTCCTGGACCTGCTGGCGGAACAGCTTAAGCTCAGCTGGAAAAGGCGGGCTTTGTATTCTTGCGCCGGCGACAATAAGCGCGGGCTGTTCCTGCTAAAACCACTGACCTTCATGAACCAAAGCGGCCTGGCCGTGGCCAAAGCCCTCAGCTATCAAAAGATCCCAGCCTCGCAGCTGCTGGTGATCTGCGATGACGTAAACCTGCCGCTGGGAAAGATCCGTTTACGGCCCAAGGGCTCCGATGGAGGTCATAACGGCCTCAAGTCCATCATCAAACACTTAAACAGCCAGGATTTCGCAAGGCTGCGGCTGGGGATGGGACCGGTGCCAGACTCCCAGGAAATGGCCGATTTTGTGCTTTCCAGTTTTGCCAAGGCGGAAAGATCTGAAGTCGGGGCAATGACCGGGCAGGCGGCCAAGACGGCGTCTGAAGTGGTCAGAACCGGGGTGGACAAAGCCATCATAAACTTAAATCAGCAAAATATATCCTAA
- a CDS encoding 50S ribosomal protein L25: MNEVNLTAYRREETGKQRAKKMRRGGKIPAVLYGHGQPALSIFINSADLLPLFKLASHDNVIINLEMADDKKQMKALLRQVQTEPLRNTLLHMDFQEILLTEKIRINVPVVLTGEPTGVKNEGGSLEQTLHSIELSCLPTDIPEKIVVDVSGLKLGQTLHISDIKLEKAELHGSPTQPVASVLAPRAEAEPVAAEGAVAAVAETAPKEPELVAKKKKEAEEEV, from the coding sequence ATGAACGAAGTGAATTTGACAGCCTACCGCCGGGAGGAGACCGGCAAGCAGCGGGCAAAAAAAATGCGCCGGGGCGGAAAGATCCCGGCAGTGCTTTACGGCCACGGCCAGCCGGCCCTCTCCATTTTCATCAACTCGGCAGACCTGCTGCCCCTGTTCAAGCTGGCCTCCCACGACAACGTGATCATCAACCTGGAAATGGCTGACGACAAAAAACAGATGAAGGCCCTGCTGCGCCAGGTACAGACCGAACCCCTGAGGAACACCCTGTTGCACATGGATTTTCAGGAGATCCTGCTGACGGAGAAGATCAGGATCAACGTTCCCGTCGTCCTGACCGGCGAGCCAACCGGCGTCAAGAATGAGGGCGGCAGCTTGGAGCAGACCCTGCATTCGATAGAGCTTTCCTGCCTGCCCACCGACATCCCTGAAAAGATCGTGGTCGACGTTTCGGGGCTGAAACTGGGACAGACCCTGCATATCTCCGACATCAAGCTGGAAAAGGCCGAACTGCACGGATCCCCCACCCAGCCGGTGGCCAGCGTACTGGCTCCCAGGGCCGAAGCCGAACCGGTAGCGGCCGAAGGAGCTGTAGCCGCAGTGGCCGAAACCGCTCCCAAGGAACCCGAGCTGGTGGCCAAGAAAAAGAAGGAGGCCGAGGAAGAGGTCTAG
- a CDS encoding ribose-phosphate pyrophosphokinase: MHNEMKVFSGTANPELTKEICKVLRQPMGDCTICHFSDGELRVKINENIRGADVFIVQPTFSPGDNLMELLIMIDAAKRASAKRITAVIPYFGYSRQERKDQPRVPITAKLVANLITIAGANRVLTLDLHAEPIQGFFDIPVDHLYASPVLIRHFVKHKLKDLVVVSPDTGGVPRARAFAKRLGNDTPLAIIDKRRPGPNRVEILNVVGDVDGKNCLIVDDIMDTARTISEVAVILKKNGAREIYACATHGVLSGSAIDSLERSPIKELVLSNTIPLTADKKIPKIKVLSIASLLAEAIRRIHQEKSVSSLFV; encoded by the coding sequence ATGCATAATGAAATGAAGGTATTCTCAGGAACTGCCAACCCCGAGCTGACCAAAGAGATCTGCAAGGTATTGCGCCAGCCTATGGGAGACTGCACCATCTGTCATTTTTCAGACGGTGAGCTCCGGGTCAAGATCAATGAAAACATCCGCGGGGCCGATGTTTTCATAGTCCAGCCCACCTTCTCCCCCGGCGATAACCTGATGGAACTGCTGATCATGATCGACGCCGCTAAAAGGGCTTCCGCCAAGCGGATCACCGCGGTCATTCCATACTTTGGCTACTCCCGCCAGGAGCGCAAGGACCAGCCCCGGGTTCCCATCACCGCCAAATTGGTGGCCAATCTGATCACCATTGCCGGAGCCAACCGGGTGCTGACGCTGGACCTCCACGCCGAACCCATTCAGGGGTTCTTCGACATCCCGGTGGATCATCTGTACGCCTCGCCGGTGCTGATCCGCCATTTCGTCAAACACAAGCTCAAGGACCTGGTGGTGGTGTCGCCCGACACCGGAGGAGTGCCCCGGGCCCGGGCTTTTGCCAAACGGCTGGGCAACGATACCCCCCTGGCCATCATCGATAAAAGGCGGCCAGGTCCCAACCGGGTGGAGATCCTTAACGTGGTGGGCGACGTGGACGGCAAGAACTGTCTGATAGTGGACGATATCATGGATACCGCCCGCACCATTAGCGAGGTGGCGGTCATCCTAAAAAAGAACGGCGCCCGGGAGATCTACGCCTGCGCCACCCACGGAGTGCTTTCCGGCAGCGCCATAGATTCGCTGGAACGATCCCCCATCAAGGAGCTGGTGCTTTCCAATACCATCCCGCTGACCGCCGACAAGAAGATCCCCAAGATCAAAGTGCTTTCCATCGCCTCGCTGCTGGCCGAGGCCATCCGTAGGATCCATCAGGAAAAATCGGTCAGCTCTCTGTTCGTTTGA
- a CDS encoding septation protein SpoVG family protein, whose product MKITEIRVSLRQKDNDKLLAFANVTFDNAFAVRGIKIIQGTTGPFIAMPSRKMADGTYKDIAHPINAETRLMLEKSILDEYHKVLKEGPSRLVETEIPADEK is encoded by the coding sequence ATGAAGATCACCGAGATCAGGGTTTCGCTGCGGCAGAAGGACAACGACAAACTTTTGGCCTTTGCCAACGTCACGTTCGACAATGCGTTTGCGGTGCGCGGCATCAAGATCATCCAGGGAACCACCGGACCCTTCATTGCCATGCCCAGCCGCAAGATGGCCGACGGCACTTACAAGGACATCGCCCACCCCATCAACGCCGAGACCCGACTGATGCTGGAAAAATCCATTCTGGACGAATATCACAAGGTGCTTAAGGAAGGCCCCTCCAGGCTTGTCGAGACCGAGATCCCGGCTGACGAGAAATAA